AATAAAAATCCATAGGACAAATTCCAAATTATGTTCGATTGACAAATGATGATATTAGTACTGAAGTCATACAATAACTATAGGGTTAATTAGAAATGGTGCCCATGTAAGACAAGTTGCAGCTTTGAAATATTTTTGTGGAGTGGAGTCGATATGTAATATTTATGTGTACTCCAACTTGGACTTGTTGAAGCCTCAAGTTAGAGAAGAAATGGATTACAGCGCGAATGCAAGTCTCCTTTTCTGTTGACTATTGAACTGCACAAATACCTGCCTTGTTTCTTCTCatgctgatttttttttaattatattatctaGTAGTTTGAGTTCTTTGAGCCAGCATATGCAGGAGTGTAAATTGTCTGTGATGCTTACTGCAGGTGCACAGGTCTGTTCAGATCCTAAGAGACAAACAAGAACTTGCTGAGACTCAAAAAGAATTAGCCAAACTTCAGCTTGTGCAGAAGGAGTCCTCTTCATCAAGCCATTCCCAGTCTGAGGAAAAAGCTTCACCATCTGCATCTGAATCCAAGAAAACTGAGAATGCAACTGAAACACATAACCATCAGTTGGCTCTTGCTTTGCCCCACCAAGTAGTGCCACAGCAGCAGCCTGCCCCTGTGCCTCAACAGGCCCAAGCGCCACCTCAGAATGTGACCCAACAGCAATCCTATTATTTGCCTCCAGCCCAGACCCAACACCCTCAGAGCCAGTATCTGTCTCCTGATCCTCAATATCGAACAACCCAAATGCAAGACATCTCTAGGGTAGCTCCACAGCCAACGCAGACACAAATAAATCAAACACCACCAAGCCAGCAATTTCCGCAGTATCAGCAGCAGTGGCCGCAGCAGTTGCCACCACAGGTACAAGCATCGCAACAGTCCTCCATACAGCCCCAGATGAGACCTTCATCACCATCGGTTTATCCTACCTATCCACCCCAAGTCCAACCGACGAATTCATCTCCACCAGAAACACTGCCAAACAGCATGCCTATGCAAGTGTCATATGCAGCAGTTCCTCAACCCTTATCTAGTCGTGCTGATGCCATGCCTTATGGATATGGAGCTGGTAGAACTGTTCCTCAACAACCttcacctcagcaagtcaaGGGCACATATGGCGCACAACCTGGTGATGGGTATGCAACTGCTGGTCCTCATTCCACCCTTCCTGCAGGGAGTGCATACATGATGTATGATAGTGAAGGGGGAAGGACACATCATCCACCTCAACAACCTCACTTTCCGCAGGGTGGATATCCACCATCGAATATTGGCCTCCAAAATCCTCAACCAGCTACAGGCACAAATATGTTATCTCGCAATTCAGGCCATTCACACTTTGTTCGCAACCATCCCTACAGTGAGTTGATGGAAAAGCTACTAAGCATGGGTTTCAGAGGGGATCTTGTTGCCAGTGTGATACAGAGGATGGAGGAGAGCGGTCAGCCTGTGGATTTCAACACTGTGCTTGATAGATTGAATGTGCATTCTTCTGGAGGGTCTCAGAGAGGATGGTCAGGTTGAAGGCAGTGATTTGGGTTGTAAACCCTTCATTGTAGAAAGAATGATGCTTGAGTTTgacttgaattttaataaaggatgttttaatgcatgatcactTGGAGTAGTATATGTATATCATGTATCTTGGTAATTCCCTCCTTTTTATTGCGTGTTATGGATTTCTCTCCATGATTTTTATAAGGGGAAAAAATCCAGTTCCAATATTAGGCTTCTGAAGGATCATGGATTTGTGTGAAATTTAGGCTTGCCAACTGCCGGTCATGGCACGTAGGTGTGGCCCCTTGGAATAAAGTTTCCCATTCATGGTCCCTATATTTGCATGGCTTTTTCTAGTCTGCCTTGTATTTGATTGCTATCTTATGATATTAAGAAATTCTAACTGATTTTAAAGTTGAAATTTTCTATATAGGGTTttggaaatttattaattagcctCTATTTACGtagcttaaaatatttttaatcttaaTCTTACCAATGATCCCTTTAGAGAATAAGTCGTTACCTGGTCGCAT
This genomic interval from Manihot esculenta cultivar AM560-2 chromosome 12, M.esculenta_v8, whole genome shotgun sequence contains the following:
- the LOC110607208 gene encoding ataxin-2 homolog isoform X1; the protein is MASGSSGRANSGSKGFDFGSDDILCSYEDYGNQDASNGNHSDPVIGTNSSKQDFHKSRMTRSSVFPASSYSQPEDSFNQDVAAAFEKSIKKHTDNLMRFLEGISSRMSQLELYCYNLDKSIGEMRSDLVRDHGEADIKLKSLEKHLQEVHRSVQILRDKQELAETQKELAKLQLVQKESSSSSHSQSEEKASPSASESKKTENATETHNHQLALALPHQVVPQQQPAPVPQQAQAPPQNVTQQQSYYLPPAQTQHPQSQYLSPDPQYRTTQMQDISRVAPQPTQTQINQTPPSQQFPQYQQQWPQQLPPQVQASQQSSIQPQMRPSSPSVYPTYPPQVQPTNSSPPETLPNSMPMQVSYAAVPQPLSSRADAMPYGYGAGRTVPQQPSPQQVKGTYGAQPGDGYATAGPHSTLPAGSAYMMYDSEGGRTHHPPQQPHFPQGGYPPSNIGLQNPQPATGTNMLSRNSGHSHFVRNHPYSELMEKLLSMGFRGDLVASVIQRMEESGQPVDFNTVLDRLNVHSSGGSQRGWSG
- the LOC110607208 gene encoding ataxin-2 homolog isoform X2, whose translation is MASGSSGRANSGSKGFDFGSDDILCSYEDYGNQDASNGNHSDPVIGTNSSKDFHKSRMTRSSVFPASSYSQPEDSFNQDVAAAFEKSIKKHTDNLMRFLEGISSRMSQLELYCYNLDKSIGEMRSDLVRDHGEADIKLKSLEKHLQEVHRSVQILRDKQELAETQKELAKLQLVQKESSSSSHSQSEEKASPSASESKKTENATETHNHQLALALPHQVVPQQQPAPVPQQAQAPPQNVTQQQSYYLPPAQTQHPQSQYLSPDPQYRTTQMQDISRVAPQPTQTQINQTPPSQQFPQYQQQWPQQLPPQVQASQQSSIQPQMRPSSPSVYPTYPPQVQPTNSSPPETLPNSMPMQVSYAAVPQPLSSRADAMPYGYGAGRTVPQQPSPQQVKGTYGAQPGDGYATAGPHSTLPAGSAYMMYDSEGGRTHHPPQQPHFPQGGYPPSNIGLQNPQPATGTNMLSRNSGHSHFVRNHPYSELMEKLLSMGFRGDLVASVIQRMEESGQPVDFNTVLDRLNVHSSGGSQRGWSG